The Methanothrix soehngenii GP6 genome has a window encoding:
- the pheS gene encoding phenylalanine--tRNA ligase subunit alpha — translation MLSDLSNNEFLVLKAISEGLSDPQSIAEKRQMKIEAARAAADLLAEQGLIQVDKSVNETFSLTDEGAAYVREGLPERRLLLSLGGGMHMSEVKDPALKIGLGWLRKKGWAAIEGGMIKPLKDADKGEDELILEALSDGVSSNPKWDEKALAALKSRGLVTSSKSKEWRYIITEAGSLAITKLEPKRSGTKNAVLDMPALTAEMIKSGEWQDDVDGLYLGYRGSVYRPRPYDVSLPADRIFPGKRHPYQRLIDNMREIMLEMGFVEIKGPIVQTSFWNFDALFQPQDHPAREMQDTFYLNSQGDIPDYARIKEMHECGGSVGSTGWGGCWSPEVARQEVLRTHTTGVTIKYLAEHPRPPVKAFGIDRVYRREAIDSTHTPEFEQLEGIVMDESVSFCHLLGILKEFYGKMGFEEVRFRPGYFPYTEPSVEPEVYIDGLGWVELGGAGVFRKEVTAPFGIDHPVLAWGLGVSRVAMLRLGLKDLRLLYQSDIEWLRQTPVSIKL, via the coding sequence ATGCTATCAGATTTATCGAATAACGAGTTTCTAGTGCTGAAAGCGATATCAGAAGGACTTTCGGATCCGCAGAGCATTGCCGAAAAGCGGCAGATGAAGATCGAGGCGGCCCGAGCGGCAGCAGACCTGCTGGCCGAGCAGGGCCTGATCCAGGTGGATAAGTCGGTGAATGAGACCTTCTCCCTCACCGATGAGGGGGCTGCTTATGTCAGGGAGGGCCTGCCAGAGAGAAGGCTCCTTCTATCTTTAGGAGGGGGTATGCACATGTCCGAGGTGAAGGACCCTGCCCTCAAGATCGGCCTGGGCTGGCTGCGTAAGAAGGGCTGGGCGGCGATCGAAGGGGGGATGATCAAACCCCTAAAGGACGCTGACAAGGGCGAGGATGAGCTGATCCTGGAGGCTCTGAGTGATGGAGTCAGCTCCAATCCCAAATGGGACGAGAAGGCCCTCGCTGCTTTGAAAAGCCGGGGGCTTGTCACCTCCAGCAAGAGCAAAGAGTGGCGCTACATCATCACCGAAGCTGGCAGCCTGGCAATAACAAAGCTCGAGCCAAAGCGTTCCGGCACAAAGAACGCGGTACTGGATATGCCTGCTCTCACTGCTGAGATGATAAAATCGGGGGAGTGGCAGGATGATGTGGACGGTTTATATCTGGGCTACAGAGGCTCAGTCTATCGCCCTCGCCCCTATGACGTCTCTCTCCCTGCCGATCGGATTTTTCCGGGAAAAAGGCATCCCTACCAGCGACTGATCGATAACATGCGGGAGATCATGCTGGAGATGGGATTTGTCGAGATCAAGGGGCCGATCGTTCAGACCAGCTTCTGGAACTTCGATGCCCTCTTCCAGCCCCAGGACCATCCGGCCAGGGAGATGCAGGACACCTTCTATCTGAACAGCCAGGGGGATATCCCCGATTACGCCCGGATCAAAGAGATGCATGAATGTGGCGGCAGCGTAGGGTCTACCGGATGGGGAGGCTGCTGGAGTCCGGAGGTGGCCCGGCAGGAGGTGTTGCGTACCCATACCACCGGAGTGACGATCAAATACCTGGCAGAGCATCCCCGGCCGCCGGTCAAGGCCTTCGGAATCGATCGGGTCTACCGGCGGGAGGCTATAGACTCCACCCATACCCCGGAGTTCGAGCAGCTGGAGGGAATAGTGATGGACGAGAGCGTGAGCTTCTGCCATCTCCTGGGCATCTTGAAGGAGTTTTATGGAAAGATGGGATTTGAGGAGGTGCGCTTCCGCCCGGGCTACTTCCCCTACACTGAGCCTTCAGTCGAGCCCGAGGTCTATATCGACGGCCTGGGATGGGTGGAGCTGGGTGGAGCAGGTGTTTTCAGAAAGGAGGTTACAGCCCCATTCGGCATCGATCATCCCGTTTTGGCCTGGGGCCTGGGAGTCTCCAGGGTGGCCATGCTAAGGCTGGGGCTGAAGGACCTCCGGCTGCTTTATCAATCGGATATCGAATGGCTACGCCAGACGCCGGTTTCCATCAAGCTGTGA
- the pheT gene encoding phenylalanine--tRNA ligase subunit beta yields MPVVRLYYQDMERLIGASRETIMSRLAMMGADIGKRAEEEYVDVEFFPDRPDLYSSEGVARAMQGFLGIKTDLVSYSVSPGPVVVQVEESIKSVRPLIGCAVVRGLEFTDEAIESLMGLQEDLHWGLGRNRRKVAIGVHDISRVRPPFRYFGESPQRRFVPLDYSEEMTMEEILHNHPKGKDYGHILKDCPVYPLIVDADDRVLSFPPIINGELTSVTEETEDLFIDVTGTDPVVHKALNIVVTSLAERGGKIESVLVKRSEGDFLSPDLSPASWKVRTEEANRLIGFDLTGAELAECLKRMRFGAVTAGEEMDDIVVVQVPAYRADIMHSWDIFEDAAKAYGYDNLEARLPQTVTVGRAHSSEVRKGEIREIMAGLGYLETMPFTLTNELVHFQWMRRSAAPEAAGAVRVLHPISELHTILRTSLLSSLLEIFALNQHHPLPQRIFAAGDVVKDKKTRMNLAAASIHSGANYSEIRSVVDAVLREMDLEADIVPTKDRAFMPGRGADLFAEGKRIGCFGELHPLLLRSFGLEQPAVGLEIEWGELEQ; encoded by the coding sequence ATGCCCGTTGTCAGACTTTATTATCAGGATATGGAGAGGCTGATTGGCGCCTCTCGAGAGACGATCATGAGCAGGCTGGCCATGATGGGTGCAGACATAGGAAAGAGAGCGGAAGAGGAGTATGTTGATGTGGAGTTCTTCCCCGACCGGCCGGACCTCTATAGCTCGGAGGGGGTGGCCAGAGCGATGCAAGGATTCCTGGGGATCAAGACCGATCTAGTCAGCTACAGCGTCTCCCCCGGTCCTGTCGTCGTTCAGGTGGAGGAATCAATAAAATCGGTGCGCCCTCTGATCGGCTGTGCAGTGGTGCGGGGTCTCGAGTTCACCGATGAGGCCATCGAGTCCCTGATGGGGCTGCAAGAGGATCTGCACTGGGGCCTGGGCAGGAACCGGCGGAAGGTGGCCATAGGAGTGCACGACATATCCAGGGTACGGCCACCCTTCCGCTACTTCGGCGAGAGCCCTCAACGCAGGTTTGTCCCTCTGGACTATAGCGAGGAGATGACCATGGAGGAGATCCTGCATAATCACCCCAAAGGAAAGGATTACGGCCATATCCTGAAGGACTGTCCGGTCTATCCACTGATCGTGGATGCAGATGATCGGGTTTTATCCTTCCCGCCGATCATCAATGGCGAGCTGACCAGCGTCACCGAGGAGACGGAGGATCTCTTCATCGATGTCACCGGGACCGACCCTGTGGTCCACAAGGCCCTGAACATCGTGGTCACCTCTCTGGCGGAGCGGGGAGGGAAAATAGAGAGCGTTCTGGTCAAGAGGAGCGAGGGCGACTTTCTCAGCCCGGATCTGTCGCCCGCCAGCTGGAAGGTGAGAACTGAGGAGGCCAACCGGCTGATAGGATTTGATCTGACGGGAGCAGAGCTGGCTGAATGCCTGAAGAGGATGCGCTTTGGAGCCGTCACCGCCGGCGAGGAGATGGATGATATCGTGGTGGTGCAGGTCCCGGCCTACCGGGCGGATATAATGCACTCCTGGGACATCTTCGAGGATGCGGCCAAGGCATATGGCTACGACAATCTGGAAGCCCGGCTTCCCCAGACGGTGACCGTGGGCCGGGCCCATTCTTCTGAAGTGCGCAAGGGAGAGATCAGGGAGATCATGGCCGGCCTCGGGTATCTGGAGACCATGCCCTTCACCCTGACCAATGAGTTGGTGCACTTCCAGTGGATGCGCCGATCTGCTGCTCCGGAGGCGGCGGGAGCGGTGCGGGTGCTGCACCCCATAAGCGAGCTGCATACCATCCTCCGTACCTCGCTTCTCAGCTCCCTTCTGGAGATCTTCGCCCTCAATCAGCATCATCCTCTTCCCCAGAGGATATTCGCTGCCGGGGATGTGGTGAAAGACAAGAAGACCAGGATGAATCTGGCTGCTGCATCCATTCACAGCGGGGCGAATTATTCAGAGATCAGGTCGGTTGTGGATGCCGTCTTGAGGGAGATGGACCTCGAGGCGGATATCGTTCCCACCAAGGACAGAGCTTTTATGCCGGGAAGGGGGGCGGACCTCTTCGCAGAAGGCAAGAGGATCGGCTGCTTTGGAGAGCTGCACCCCCTGCTCTTGCGCAGCTTCGGCCTGGAGCAGCCCGCGGTAGGTCTGGAGATCGAGTGGGGAGAGCTGGAGCAATAG
- a CDS encoding CBS domain-containing protein has translation MKVRELMSYPIVTVPPEAMVLDAIKVMAAQKKGSVLVAKERLLKECLGIVTTSQIFLEVFARGLDPARVKVSDIMTPAPLITIDLDDSTQKAAELMIEHKIRRLPVMKDGALVGIVTSKDLLACVR, from the coding sequence ATGAAGGTCAGAGAATTGATGAGCTATCCCATTGTCACCGTGCCCCCCGAGGCCATGGTGCTGGATGCTATAAAGGTGATGGCCGCGCAGAAGAAGGGCAGCGTTCTGGTGGCAAAAGAGCGCCTCCTCAAGGAGTGTCTGGGAATCGTCACCACCAGCCAGATCTTCCTGGAGGTGTTCGCCAGGGGGCTGGACCCGGCAAGGGTCAAGGTCTCTGATATCATGACTCCAGCTCCACTGATCACCATCGATCTTGATGATTCCACCCAGAAGGCGGCGGAGCTGATGATTGAGCATAAGATCAGAAGGCTGCCGGTGATGAAGGATGGGGCCCTGGTGGGCATCGTCACCAGCAAGGATCTGCTGGCCTGCGTGAGATGA
- a CDS encoding tyrosine-type recombinase/integrase: MKLDIDWTIKSPEKFDLDKFRRYLRDHGHRPSTIDSYLMCISKYIQANKSVPDFLDGLHNRKLAGSTIDNYITSIKKYHEMLGQEISIPYLKRSEGIPHYFNEDDVRRIFCVIHNIKHLAMLNVLFYGCLRASELTAIDDEDIDLGLMTLRIRDGKGGRSGTVPLSNECIAVLKEYLQVRPAIDIDGRKPLFYTDRGRRWDRKDLYRMFIIYKHKSNVQKAGGLHVFSRHTPATLMIANGCDIRIVKELLRHRDIRTTLRYAHVADKTLRERYNQCLKL; encoded by the coding sequence ATGAAGCTGGATATTGATTGGACTATAAAAAGTCCAGAAAAATTTGATTTGGATAAATTCAGGCGTTATCTTCGAGACCATGGTCATCGGCCATCTACGATAGATAGCTATCTTATGTGTATTTCAAAGTACATTCAAGCCAATAAATCAGTGCCGGATTTCTTGGATGGGCTTCATAATAGGAAGCTTGCGGGAAGCACAATCGATAATTATATCACGAGTATTAAAAAATATCATGAAATGCTTGGGCAAGAAATTTCAATACCGTATTTAAAGAGGTCGGAAGGGATACCGCATTATTTCAATGAAGACGATGTTAGGAGGATCTTTTGCGTTATCCATAACATAAAGCATCTTGCAATGCTTAATGTTCTTTTCTATGGCTGTTTGCGCGCTTCAGAACTAACGGCTATTGACGATGAAGATATTGATTTGGGATTAATGACGCTGCGTATAAGGGATGGTAAGGGTGGTAGGTCTGGCACAGTTCCTTTATCAAATGAGTGTATTGCGGTTTTGAAGGAATACTTGCAGGTTAGGCCCGCGATAGATATTGATGGAAGGAAGCCGCTTTTTTATACGGATCGTGGGAGAAGATGGGATCGAAAAGATCTTTATAGAATGTTTATTATATATAAGCATAAATCAAATGTTCAGAAAGCAGGGGGATTGCATGTATTTAGCAGACATACGCCAGCCACCCTAATGATTGCGAATGGCTGTGACATAAGAATAGTTAAGGAATTGCTTAGGCATCGGGACATCCGGACAACGCTTAGATATGCCCATGTTGCGGATAAGACGCTTCGGGAGCGCTATAACCAATGTTTGAAGCTATGA
- a CDS encoding capsid assembly scaffolding protein Gp46 family protein, with protein sequence MAEDKIFSQADLDRIIGERLARDRKERAEESSVIDGLKKELADEKEKNAAHGLEKIKTRLAREAKLPDGLLGFVQGADEDSMRESIDALITGIGPGPNVGGSTNPAGGNTSPKVYTKAELEQMEPAEINRDWTNIQKQLASGLVK encoded by the coding sequence ATGGCAGAAGATAAAATTTTTTCACAAGCTGATCTTGATCGTATTATCGGAGAACGGCTTGCACGCGATAGAAAAGAACGTGCGGAAGAGTCTAGTGTAATTGATGGGCTGAAAAAAGAGCTTGCTGATGAGAAAGAAAAAAATGCTGCGCATGGTCTGGAGAAGATTAAGACTAGGCTGGCGCGGGAGGCAAAGCTTCCGGATGGTCTTTTGGGATTTGTGCAAGGCGCCGATGAAGATAGTATGCGTGAGTCGATTGATGCTTTGATAACGGGAATTGGGCCCGGACCAAACGTAGGTGGATCAACTAATCCTGCTGGTGGCAACACCTCACCAAAAGTTTACACGAAAGCCGAATTGGAGCAAATGGAACCGGCTGAAATAAACAGGGATTGGACTAACATACAGAAGCAGTTGGCTTCTGGTCTAGTAAAATAA